The nucleotide sequence ACGGCCCGCCGGAGCACGCCGACGGCGCGGTGCACAAGACCAAGGAGGAGGCCGACGAGGCCGAGGAGTCGGGCGAGGACGAGCCGCCGACCTCCTGACCGCGCACGCCCGTCGGGGCCGCCCTCGCCCGGGGGCGGCTCCGACGGCTGTTCCGCCCTGCCGACGGAGAGTCGTCGGCCGCGCGGGACCGGTATCGAGAGCCGCTGGTTCGTCGTCGGCCAGCGGTCCGGTGGTCTCGGTGGGCGCCGTCCTCCGCATCGCCCGCACGCTGATGACTCCCGGCCGCGGGGGCGACGTCTGCCGGGAGTTCACCCGGTGAACGGGCCGGGTGGTCGCCGTCCGGGAGCCGACGGGACACTTTCCCCATGACGGCGACCGGCTCCGCACCCGCTCCGCTGGCCACCGACCGCGATCTGGTGGCCGCCCTGCACGCCGCGGGGATCACCGACGTCGACGACTCGGGGCTGGCCCGCGCCCTCTACTCCTCCGATGCGTCGCTGTACCGGGTCCTGCCGCGCGCCGTCGTCCGGCCGCGTCACCCCGACGAGATCGTGGCCGCCGTGGAGGTGTGCCGCTCCCTGGGGGTCCCGCTCACCCCGCGCGGCGCCGGCACCTCCATCGCCGGCAACGCGGTGGGCACGGGCGTCGTGCTGGACACCAGCCGGTACCTGTCCCGGGTGCGCACCGTCGACGCCGAGGCCCGGACCGCGACGATCGACCCCGGCGTGGTCCAGGCGGCGCTGCAGACGGCCACGCGCCCGTACGGGCTGCGGTTCGGCCCCGATCCCAGCACGCACAACCGCTGCACGGTGGGCGGGATGATCGGCAACAACGCCTGCGGTTCGCGCGCCCTGGGCTACGGCCGGACGTCGGACAACGTCGTGGCCCTCGACGTGGTCACCGGGGGCGGCGACCGCCTGCAGGTCGGCCCGGGCACCGGTCCGCGGGAGGGCCTGCTCGCCGACCTGCACCGGCTGGTCGGGGCTGAGCTGGCCACCATCCGCACCGAGTTCGGCCGCTTCGGCCGGCAGGTGTCGGGCTACTCGCTGGAGCACCTGCTGCCCGAGCGCGGCTTCGACGTCGCCCGGGCCCTGGTCGGCAGCGAGGGCACCCTCGCCGTCGTCCTCGGCGCCACGGTGCGGCTGGTCACCGACGCGCCGGTGCGCGGCCTGGTCGTGCTCGGCTACCCCTCGATGGCCGACGCCGCCGACGCGACCCCCGGGCTGCTCCCCCACGAGCCGACCGCCGTCGAGGGGCTCGACCAGCGGATCGTGCAGCGGCTGCGCGACGTGCCGGCCGCGGTCGTCCCCGAGCTCCCCCGCGGCGACGGCTGGCTGATCGTGGAGCTGACCGGTGAGACGGTGGCCGAGGTGGCGGCCAAGGCCCGCGGGGTGCTCGCCGACGCGGCCGCCCTGGACTCCCTCGTCGTCACCGACCCCGCCGAGGCCGCCGCGATCTGGCGGATCCGCGAGGACGGCGCCGGGCTCGCCGCACGCACCTCCGACGGACGGCCGGCGCACGCGGGCTGGGAGGACGCCGCCGTCCCGGTCGAGCGGCTGGGCGACTACCTGCGCGGCTTCGAGGCGCTGCTCGACGGCCACGGGCTCCAGGGCGTCCCCTACGGGCACTTCGGCGACGGCTGCGTGCACGTGCGCATCGACTTCCCGTTCGGTGCCGGCGACGACGGCGGACGCGGTGCCTACCGGGCCTTCGTGGAGGACGCCGCCCGGCTCGTGTCCGGCTACGGGGGCTCGATCTCCGGGGAGCACGGCGACGGCCGGGCCCGCAGCGCGCTGCTGCCGCACATGTACTCCCCCGCCGCCCTCTCGCTGTTCGAGCGGGTCAAGGCCCTGTTCGACCCGGCCGACGTGCTCAACCCCGGGGTGCTCGTGCGCCCGGTGCCGGTCGAGGACGACGTCCGGGTGGCCGCCGCCCCGCGCCGGCGGGAGGGGCTCGCGCTGGCCTACCGGCACGACGGCGGCGACTTCTCCGCGGCCGTGCACCGCTGCACCGGCGTCGGGAAGTGCCGGGCCGACCTGCAGTCCTCCGGCGGCGTCATGTGCCCGTCCTGGCCGGCCACCCGGGAGGAGAAGGACACCACGCGGGGCCGGGCCCGCGTGCTGCAGGAGATGCTGGCGCCGGGCGGCCCGGTGCGCGACTGGCGCGCCCCCGAGGTGCACGAGGCCCTCGACCTCTGCCTGTCCTGCAAGGGCTGCTCGTCCGACTGCCCCACCGGGGTGGACATGGCCTCCTACAAGGCCGAGGTGCTGCACCAGTCCTACCGGCGGCGGCTGCGCCCGCGCGCGCACTACACGCTGGGCCGGCTGCCGTTCTGGTCCGACCTGGTGGCCCGGGCCCCGCGCCTGGTCAACGCGATGCTCGGCTCGGCGCTGGTCGGCTCCCTGGCCAAGTGGAGCGCGGGCATCGACCAGCGCCGCTCGGTGCCGACGTTCGCCCCCCGCACCTTCCGCCAGCTGTGGGCCGACCGGGCCGAGACCGGCGACGGGCCGCGGGTCGCGCTGTGGGTCGATTCGTTCACCGACCACTTCGCACCGGAGGTGGCGTCGGCCGCCGCGCGGGTGCTCACCGACGCCGGCTACCGCGTCGAGGTACCCGGCGCCGACACCTGCTGCGGGCTGACCTGGATCACCACCGGACAGCTCGACGCCGCGCGGCGCATCCTCGGTGGCACGGTGCGCGCCCTGGCGCCGATGGCGGCGGCCGGCGTCCCCATCGTCGGCATCGAGCCGTCCTGCACGGCCGTGCTGCGCAGCGAGGCGCTGGAGCTGGTCGGCGGCCCGGACGCCGAGCGGGTCGCCGCGGCCACCCGGACGCTCGCCGAGGTCCTCGCCGACACCCCCGGCTGGACGCCGCCGGCGCTCGACGGGCTGCAGGTCGTCGCCCAGCCGCACTGCCACCACGCCTCGGTGCTCGGCTGGTCGGCCGACGCGCGCCTCCTCGAGCGCGCGGGTGCCCGGGTGACGCGGCTCGGCGGCTGCTGCGGGCTCGCCGGCAACTGGGGGGTCGAGCGCGGCCACCACGACGTCTCGGTCGCGGTCGCCGAGCAGCAGCTGCTCCCCGCCGTGCGCGACCTGCCCGACGGCGCCGTCGTGGTGGCCGACGGCTTCTCCTGCCGGACCCAGCTCGACCAGCTGGCCGGCCGGCGCGGCAAGCACCTCGCCGAGCTGCTGGCGGAGCGGCTCGGCTGAGGGCGGGTCTGCGACGATGCCGGACGTGGAGCTCGAGGAGACCCTGCTGCCCGGTGTGGGCGTCCGGTACCAGATGCGCACCCGGTCGGGCCAGGTGCTCGGCATCGTCGTGCAGCGGGAGGGCGGCGCCGAGATCGCGGTGTTCGACCGGCGCGACCCCGACCAGGCGCGGGAGACGTTCCGGCTCGATGCCGAGGAGGTGGATGCCCTGGCCGAGGTGCTTGGCGCCCCCCGGCTGACCCAGCGGTTCGCCGACCTGTCCCGCGAGGTGCCCGGGCTGGAGTCGGCCCGGATCACCGTGCGCGAGGGCTCCCCGTTCGCCGGCCGGACCCTCGGTGACACCCGGGCCCGCACGCTCACCGGCTGCTCGGTGGTCGCGATCGTCCGCGGTGCCGACGTCGTCCCGTCGCCGTCCCCCGGGGACCCGCTGTCCGCCGGCGACGTCCTGGTCGCGATCGGCTCGGCGGCCGGACTGGAGCAGCTGGACCGGCGGCTCGCCGGCCGGGAGTAGCCCGCGTGGACCACGTCGCCGCGCTGCTGCTCGAGCTGGGCCTGCTCTTCCTCGGCCTCTCGGCGCTCGGGCTGCTCGCCCGGCGGCTGGGACTCTCCCCCATCCCGTTCATCCTCCTGGCCGCGCTGGCGGTCGGTGAGGGCGGCGTCGTGCCGCTGGCGAACGCCACACCGTTCCTGGAGGCGGCCGCGGAGATCGGCGTCGTCCTCCTGCTGCTCACCCTGGGGCTGGAGTTCTCCTCCACCGAGCTGTTCACCTCGCTGCGCCGGCACACGCCCTCGGGCCTCGTCGACCTGCTACTCAACGGGCCACCCGGCTTCGTCGCCGGGCTGCTGCTGGGGCTGCCCTGGCAGGGCGCGCTCGCGCTGGCCGGGGTCACGTACATCTCGTCCTCGGGCATCATCGCGCGGCTGCTCGGCGACCTGGGGCGGCTGGCCAACCGCGAGACCCCGGCGGTG is from Blastococcus sp. HT6-4 and encodes:
- a CDS encoding FAD-binding and (Fe-S)-binding domain-containing protein; this encodes MTATGSAPAPLATDRDLVAALHAAGITDVDDSGLARALYSSDASLYRVLPRAVVRPRHPDEIVAAVEVCRSLGVPLTPRGAGTSIAGNAVGTGVVLDTSRYLSRVRTVDAEARTATIDPGVVQAALQTATRPYGLRFGPDPSTHNRCTVGGMIGNNACGSRALGYGRTSDNVVALDVVTGGGDRLQVGPGTGPREGLLADLHRLVGAELATIRTEFGRFGRQVSGYSLEHLLPERGFDVARALVGSEGTLAVVLGATVRLVTDAPVRGLVVLGYPSMADAADATPGLLPHEPTAVEGLDQRIVQRLRDVPAAVVPELPRGDGWLIVELTGETVAEVAAKARGVLADAAALDSLVVTDPAEAAAIWRIREDGAGLAARTSDGRPAHAGWEDAAVPVERLGDYLRGFEALLDGHGLQGVPYGHFGDGCVHVRIDFPFGAGDDGGRGAYRAFVEDAARLVSGYGGSISGEHGDGRARSALLPHMYSPAALSLFERVKALFDPADVLNPGVLVRPVPVEDDVRVAAAPRRREGLALAYRHDGGDFSAAVHRCTGVGKCRADLQSSGGVMCPSWPATREEKDTTRGRARVLQEMLAPGGPVRDWRAPEVHEALDLCLSCKGCSSDCPTGVDMASYKAEVLHQSYRRRLRPRAHYTLGRLPFWSDLVARAPRLVNAMLGSALVGSLAKWSAGIDQRRSVPTFAPRTFRQLWADRAETGDGPRVALWVDSFTDHFAPEVASAAARVLTDAGYRVEVPGADTCCGLTWITTGQLDAARRILGGTVRALAPMAAAGVPIVGIEPSCTAVLRSEALELVGGPDAERVAAATRTLAEVLADTPGWTPPALDGLQVVAQPHCHHASVLGWSADARLLERAGARVTRLGGCCGLAGNWGVERGHHDVSVAVAEQQLLPAVRDLPDGAVVVADGFSCRTQLDQLAGRRGKHLAELLAERLG
- a CDS encoding cation:proton antiporter regulatory subunit, which encodes MELEETLLPGVGVRYQMRTRSGQVLGIVVQREGGAEIAVFDRRDPDQARETFRLDAEEVDALAEVLGAPRLTQRFADLSREVPGLESARITVREGSPFAGRTLGDTRARTLTGCSVVAIVRGADVVPSPSPGDPLSAGDVLVAIGSAAGLEQLDRRLAGRE